The genome window aagctgtttaccctctcaaccccagatccattgacgtcaatcGGGGTCAGcccgtctctattcctcctgtaatccacaaccagctcctttgtttttgccacgttgagggagaggttgttttcttgacaccactgcgcCAGAGAGGcgatttcttccctgtaggccaccctgttattgtttgagatgaggccagtcaatgtagtgtcgtgggcaaatttaattagcagtttggagctgtgggtggcgatacagtcatgggtatacagggagtaaaggagggtaGACAGTGgtagacagagcaaaggtgctaaCGTAGCAATCCCTTAATCTGTGTCAAGTGCCACTGATGTCGGAGATGCTGCACTGGGAACACCAGATACAATCAATGACTCAGACATCTAttctttttgctctttttgcattactttttcaatgttatatttcttattgaaaagaatagtttttttattatctattgcaatgtacagTTGCTGCAGAAcaatatatttcatgacatattaaacctggttctgattcataCTCAGAAGTGaagggttgcctcacctggaagggctgtctggggccTCGAACAATGGTGAGGGCAGAGTTGTAGCACTTGTCATGTTTtcagggataagtaccaggaagTAGATCAGTTAGGAGGAATGAGTAGACAAGCAAGTCACGTAGAGAGCAATCCCTATGGAAaacagggaggaggagaagggaagtacgtgcttagtggtaggatcgtCTTGGCCCAGAcgttggttctggactcactcttccttcagttagtcctgatgaagagtctcggcctgaaacgtcgactgcacctcttcctagagatgctgcctggcctactgcgttcaccagcaacttttatgtgtgttgcttggttctggactccttgttatttgttatctacagtgctgtgcaaaagtcttggacacGTGTGTATGGCTAGGGTACCTAAGAtctttgcacaggactgtatttgtcaTTGTAGGGCACAGAAAGTGTTTGTAAATCCGGCAGGAGCAAATAATTTTGGGATTAGAGAAGGTGGAGTGCAGCAGGAGGTTTgtaggacaagtggcagagaaggagtgtcaggggcaggGAATGACCCGGGTgtagacacatccagccctgataCACGaagcaaggtcacttgattccaaacagttgatttattggccacgcaaacacgaggaattctgcaacacacctcaaagttgctggtgaatgcaaacacgaggaattctgcagatgctggaaattcaagcaacacacctcaacacacctcacacctcattggtcattacagaaaatatctctggtgcttcctgctccctcccctctttctccctctattcccctctccctgcccccctcccactctcagtcctcaatagagacccacgtcagaatcagatttatcatcactcaggtctgtcatgatttttattattagattagattatgaggacacgcagtcctcttttattgtcatttagtaatgcatgcaattTTATAGCAGAAGAttacgtaaaattactacagtactatgcaatagCCTTAGGAACCCCAGCTAATCGACATATAGGTGCCTAAggcctttgcacagtactattaATTATTTTGATGAGCATATATGAGGAataattagtaaatttgcagatgacattaaaACAGGTATTATAGACTGGGAAGAGGTGTGTCAAGATTTTTAGTGGGACCTTGATCAGCTAGGTGGGTAGGTTGAGGAATAACATAAGAAATTTAATTCAGATAAGGACAAATTTATATTGAATGGAAGGGCCAGAGTAAACAGAGGGAGATGAGGTGTCATTTAAAGTGTcacagatacagcacagagaagaagacttttggcatgctggctttcatcaaTTAGGGCACTGAAAATAGAAGTTTTTTGCGATTATACGGAGAGTATACCTAGGACCCAGCCTGTCTAACCTCCCCCTGTAATTCAGATCCTTGAGTCctggcaatatctttgtaaatctcttttttgcactctttccaatttaatcacatctttcctataacagggtgatcgAAGCTGAATCCAATGTgctttcaaccctgagaaaaagacattggcTGTTCACTGTATCTATGCCTTGTAATCTTATTAACATCTGTCAGGTCTTCCCTCAGCTTCTGCAGCTCCAGATGAAACAACCCTTGTTCGTCCAGCCGTTGTTCTTACCACATgatgtctaatccaggcaacatccttgtcaacctctttgcaccctctccacattcctCCAATAATGGGGCAACTGAAATTGAATGCAATCATTCGAACTGGCCAAGCCAGACTGTTTGTAAAGCTGCAACGTaatttcctgactcttgaactcaatgcctcagctAATAAAACCAAGCATGCCCTACACCTTCCATACCACTTGATCAACCGGTGCAAACACTTTCATGGAGCTTTGGGTTTCACCCTAAGATTCCTCTGCACTTCAACACCGTTAAGGGTCCAGCCAGTAAACTGCGTACTGCCCCttcacatttgatctcccaacaactaagcacctcacacttgacctgattaaactccatctgccatttctttgcctaaatctaaaactgaTCTCTATCTCACTATATCCTACAGTAATCTTCTGTACTATCCAGAAATGCCAACAACCGTTATCTCCTCTGCAAACTTAGTAACCCAGCCATCCACATGTTCATAGCAGAGGGCCAAGTACGATCATTACAAAACATCTCCAGCCAGAAAAACACCCATTGACTACTACCTTCTGCCTTCTATGACAAGACAATTCCAAATCCAAAGGGCCAAACAACTATGTGTCCCATGTCTCTCAAACTTCTGGACGGGTCTCCCATTTGATAAATTGTCAAGTAACCTTAATAAATTCTTAATCTGTCAATAGCTATGAATTTTTAATGAAACCATTAATAACAATGAGCTGCAactgcccaacaacccacccagcctaatcacaggaaaccACGCAGGTCAACGCTCTTGtcattgctgtcatcagcaagaaggtacaaaagccttgaGACTCGCACCACCAGATACAGGAACATTATCCTTCTGATAGTGGCAACagaaattgaatgcaatactttaaatcagccaaaccagaggtttataaaactgcaacgtaacttcctgactcttgaactcaattcctcatCTAATAAAACCAGGCATGCCCTACACCTTTCTTACCACTCGATCAACTTGTGCAACCACTTTTATGGAGCTGTGGGTTTCTCCCCAACATTCCActgcacatcaacactgttaagggtcctgccTTTGTTCGCCTCTTTATTGTTGTGgagatagtttaccacaatttaccacagaaagttttattaatcatatttcttgctttatgaatCACCGGTAAACTGTCACCCAACTTCATTAAAATGAAAaccagaggagatgttgttgccaatctgaactgactggggtttgaagtgaggaaatccaggttccaactgcacaaggaggtattgaggccaaggcctaggagtttattgattagctttgcTTGGATGATGGTTTTAAATGCTGGGcagtagtcgataaagagcatcctgatgtattcagcttttctgtccagatgtttcagggttgaatgaagagccaatgagatggcatgtgttgacctgttgctctagtAGGCTAActggagcagatctaagtcacttctcaggcaggagttgccatgcttcatcaccaacctctcaaaacacttcatcacaatagatgtaagtgctaccggTTGACAGtctttgaggcaggtcaccatgttgtTCTTGGGTACCACTATAATTGAAGCCTTCTCGAAgatgctgaagcgagaggttgaggatctcagtgaacacaccagccagttgatcagcacaggtctttagtatgtGGCCAGGTACCTCACCTGGGtcagatgcttttcatgggttcagagACTTAATTGGAGAACGTGGGAGTTCGTGATGGTTcccccatgttttgatggtcaaatggagcatagaagacattgagcaaatctggaagcaaagccccaATCTCCCATGACCCTTTATTTACCTTtctaagaggtgatagtattcaagccctgtcacaactATCGAGCTTCCTCTGTTGATTCATTGGTCCAGATtttccacttcacctgtgagaaggCTACTGAAGATCATACCTGGACTTTTCTTGGTCACCAGGCCTGAATGCCTCTGACCTAGCTCTCAGCAGATTTCAGATGTCATGGTTCATCCAGTtctaaatgattttgtgggggcacactcgtctacagctgttttaataaagtccattacAACTGTGGCACATCCATTCAGATCcctagatgagtccttgaacacgacCTAGTCCACAGACTCGAAGTAATCCCATAGCTGCTCCTCCGCATGCCACGACCACCTCCTTGTTGTCCTAATCTTTGGGGCTTTGCTCTTTAGTCTtcttgtatgcaggtaggagaaagagagtggatcatagaagaaagggaaggacagTGAATCCAAGGGAGAGGTGATAGCCAagtgggaagaggtaagaggccagagtggggaataaaagaagagaggagggggagggaactttTTTTAACTGCAGGGAAAGATGTaaacttatcaaagtcaaataaaATTAATCATTCCCACATTTCTATCCCAGTTAACCCCTTTTGAAATGGGCGTCGTGACCTTTTCCATTTACCAGGTTTCTCTGAGTTGGAACAGCAAGAAATAAAACTAGATAATGAACTTAAAGAATACTGTGCCTACCTGGCTGAGCTGCATAAAGAAATGCCAGAGAGATTTTAGGATCTTCTCTTGATCctaattccagattgggtaataaatccattcctgaacacttataatgaggaattaacaggcaggatggaggaagaactgatcccGCTACAAATGACTGAGCTGAAACCAAGGTtcaaaaaaatcatatcaagacttttggttacagaaagaaatctctgaatgttATCCTGTACAGGTGAACcgtcactaatccggcaccattgggacctgaggagtgccggattagtgaaaatgccgaattacagaaggatcacattaagcataatcagtgctggattagcgaaggaaccggattacagatagtcggattagtgaaggtcgactgtactATGGAAAAAGGTCAAGTTGTtcttttattgcctttccaacatcatatttagtggagTGCAGTTTCAGTGCTGTCACCCAACTTCTTTTAAAGCAataaaacagactgcaaattactgaacctgggacctaagactcctaagcgacattcagcctgatgttgagaagctgatatcactacACCGGGCCCCTCCACCtcactgaaaggtgaaaaagcaatgaaacagTGAATAATTGGACTACTAATGTACACTCTAAAAATGTTGATGAAAAtagtttttactgtaattaaatgaaGCGATAGTCTCAATTGTAGCTTTAAATGtatttgaatattttttgcaattatttttcagtgctttgaatttgcaattcctattttctttcatcaTGCATCGTAAATCAGAactctttatagtttttatttaatggtcagaaagggagaggggggcacTGGGGATGTGGTCTAGGAGCAAAGGAGGCGGTAATCCCAAGAAGTATATAGCATAGTGCCGGAGAATTTTGCACTACTGTATTTGTAAATGTGGAGCGGAgattgagtttgtaaatctgatggaaGGAAAGGATATTGAAAATGGTGAGGTTGAAGTGCTGCGTGAAGGGTGTAGGACAAGTTGATAGAGGAGGAGCGCCAGAGATGGGTTACACCATGGGTGAAGGTACACCCCCcactgagacatcaggcaaggcaatttgattccaaacaattggtttattgatcattacagaatgtctctctggtgggcttttcccaaccatgattctcctctccctgccccctttccaccctcagtccataatagagagCCATATAAGAAttaggtttaccatcactcacatatgtcatgaaatttgtttttttttgtggcatcaatacaatgcaatgcataaaatgacTATAGTACAAAatccttaggcaccctagctgtatatgtACATAAGACATTTGTACACTActgtaaatcattaatatagatgataaaaacaatggacacagcaatggtatgacaccactagtcacaggcctccagtcgaaATGATAATCACACTGGCTTCTCCCACTATGACATTATCGGACCCAATTGACCAGTTTATCAtgaatgccaaggaacttaactTTCTGGATCAGCCTTtcgtgtgggactttgtcaaaggccttgctaaagtccatgtcaGCAATGTCCACCACCTTTCTTTCATCAGCCTTCTTGGTAACCTCCATGATCAGCATAATTTGGCAAAACCATATTACTTACATGGGAAGGTgtacacattcacagggaatgcAAGGTATAAGGTGGGATTAACAGTGCTATATAACAGTGTATTTGGCAGTCATCAGGATCTTTTCTCTTGCAAAATATTAACAAGCACATCTGGAAAATCTTAATAGACTTCACAAATCAGTTTCATCTTGTTTAAGTCAACTGCACTCTTTATCTTCCAGCCACCTTATTAGACtattgggggaagaaacttctaATTCTGACTCTAGCACAGGCTCCAGGCACAACATCGGAAAGATTGTACAATGAAGCATGGTGCCTCTTGTAATATTACTGGATGCACCATCAGTGTAGTGAAGCATCTGTCTGCTGAGAATACACATTCCCATCCTCAGTACATGAATCAATTCTTCATATTCTGTtgatgacctgaaacattaatgctTTTTCTCTCCTcatatgctgcctgatctgctgagtgtttccagtaacTACAGATAATGCATGAAAGGGTGGACTTGCCTCAGCTGATCATTTTTGTTCTCTTACAGCAACACACCAGAAGATTTGTTGAAAGAGAAGCTTAATCAGCTTCAGTGTCACTTCACGTGGACCCCCAAGAAGGAAACCATTGACTTGGAAGATCTTATGTATAGATTAGAAGATGCTGTCCACTTTGCCATCAAATATCAAGCCACATCCTACAACCAGATGGCTTTTGTGAACTGCTTGGAAGGTAATCATGAAGAAGCCATTAAAAACTTAAAGGAAGCTGAAAGGATTCTGAGGGAGAACCACAAAGATGAATTTGAAAGAAGAATCATCATCACCTATGGAAACTTTGCCTGGGTGCATTACCACATGGGACAGCTGACCGAGGCCCAGTCTTACCTCGACAAGCTGGAGGTGATCTGTAAACCGCTCAGTGACGGCCCTCGCTATACAGCAATGATCCCTGAGGTGTACGGGGAGAAGGGATGGTCATTGATGAAGACTCGTGCTGAGTTCTATGAGGAGGCAAAGGAATGCTTTGCAAAGGCTCTGGAACAAGATCCTGACAATACTGATTGGATCATGGGATATGCAACTGTACTGTCTCGTCTGGAAGCATTTTCTGGAACAACAGAGCATCACGAACGGATTCAGTCAGTGAAGCACCTGCGACGAGTACTGGAGCTTGATCCTGATCACTCTCTGGCCATGGTTCTGTTGGCCCTAAAACTGCAAAAGTTCAATGCAAAGAAAGAAGCAAATGAATTGGTTCAACAGGCATTGCAGAAAACCCCTGATTTTCCATATATGCTCCGCTATGCAGCAAAATTTTACAGAGTTCAGGGAGCTGTGGACAAAGCTATTAATCTGTTGAAGCATATATTAGAATTCACTCCAAAATCCTGTTTCGTACATCACCAGCTGGGTATGTGTTACAGATCTAAACTCATGCCATGGGCAGCCGATCCATATCACACACGTCTTCATTACCATGCACTTCGACACAAAACTGAGTTGATTGAACAATGTAAATACCACTTTGAAAAGGCCTGTGAGTATCGTAAAAGGTCATCTATTCTACCACATTTGGATCTTGCAGACCTCTATGTAAAAATTGGAGACCACTCTAGAGCAGATGAAATCTACAGTTTTCTTCTGAAACTAAAAGATATTCGCCCAGAAAATATTCAGGTGGTATGTTTACGTGCTGGATCGTTTGAACTGTATCACAGAGGTTCTGAATCAAATGCCACCAAGCTATTCCTAAAAGGTTTGAAGATTGAATATAACTCAAGTGAACGGAAAAAATGTCATTATGAACTGGAGAAGTGGGCAGATAGGAAACTTTGCAGGAATCCATATGACAGCAAGGCCCTTGGTATCAAAGGGTTACTGTTTCAGCAGAGTGGGAACAAGGCTAAAGCTATTCAATACTTTGAAGAGGCTTTGGAGACTGATCATGATAATGAAGACTATCTGAGTGCTCTTTGGGAATTACGCCTTTCCTTGAAGGGCCAAAATGATGCTTGAAAGAAACAATGATTCTGTCTGATCTAAGGAGTTGTTTTGTGACACCTTTGTTTCACTTAATGTATTCATGTAGCACCTTCTTCAAATGAGATATTACTAGTGAAATCTCAAAAATACCCTTATTGCAACCAGTCTCAATCTCTCTGCTGTATTGAAGAATGCTGATGACTGAAGTATACGAAATAAATCGCATTGGTTCTACAATTTTACTCCTGACTTACTTGACTCCATAACTGTGAGGTGAAGCAAGGTTGGATATAAGAAATTATTCTAAATGGAGCCAAATGCACAAACCTGTGAAAGAACCTTTTGCACATTCCTACCGTACTTCATCTCTTTTACTTGCTAATCCTGAGGTGTATTCTGCATTTCAGTTTGTAACACAAATCCTACTGAAGACATGTAGATTTTGAAGAATGATAAAGACCATTTTCAAATGGACACGTCTTGCATAAAAGTTTCACGGCAAAGATTGGATCTGAGTAAATTACGTGAAAGGGACACAAGCAAATTCTTTACAATACCTATCCAGTCTGCTGACAGCACCTacaactgcttcaaaaggcagtgcaaCAGCTAAAAATTTTTCAATCTCGTCTTCAATCTCGGGCAGAGTGGTTaactcagcggtccccaaccaccgggccgcaaagcttgcgctactgggccgtgaggaaatgatatgatttggccatatgagtcagctgcacctttcctcattccctgtcatggccactgttgagccattacgcacgtgaggtcattatctgcgagtcatccatgtcagcacgggaaggagaccaactcctcgagcttgcaagtgacggtgggctgaaagtatgtttgacataacatctctgccggaattctggatcaaagtcaaggctgaatatcctgagatagccacgaaaacaccgaaaacgttgcttccaacatatttctgcgaagcggaattttctgcaatgaatgcaacgaaaactaaattgcgaaatagactggacatggggaaccccctttgagtatcgctgtctctcatcacccctcgataggaccgtcttgttgcaggaaaacaagcccagggctcccactgattcagcgatattggtgcgttgcaatgattttacatgttcatacggggaaaatatgtgttgtgtgtttaatatccaaacgttacttaaaatgttatgatgctattggcttatataacaattacagcacagaaacaggccatctctgcccttctagtccgtgccgaacgctactctcacctagtcccaccgacctgcactcagcccataaccctccattcctttcctgtccatatacctatccaatttttcttgaaatgataatatcgaacctatttctgccacttctactggaagttcgttcaacacttacttcaagctcccctgtcctcccctgataattgacttatcactatattcatgcgaggaaaatatgcgctgtgtgtttaatattaaattcattagataaacccttttagaaacaaaactgagtgtattagccacttatcacctatattccagtcgtgattaacacccccccccccagaacagaatcgccaaaaacgatttgcggggaaaaaaaatcggcaggcgCATGCGTTGGCAggttacgcatgcgcactggtgcccgcgcaaggcttcatggtcattgtagtctttctcggggtaaacacaacgtatttgactgctactcttgtccgttggtaaCCCTACCTCCCCACACCCAGTCggccggtcggccggtccgcaagaatattgtcaatattaaaccggtccgcagtgcaaaaaaggttggggacccctcgGTTAACTGCCAAGGACTTGGTCTGTAACCACAAGGCACCAGGATAACATAGCAGTTGGTGTGATGCTATTGCAACTCGGAGCATTGGAGTTCAGACTTcagtgtttcctcccacagtccaaagacgtacaagttagtGGGTTAACTGGATactgtatattgtcctgtgattaagctaaagTTAATTAGGTTGATTGTTGTGTTgtaaaagccggaaattggaactagatgggagaatagtttagctcatggtggagtggcagagcagactcgatgggccgaatggcctacttctgctcctttgtcttgtgatcttgtgcagTACAACTCGCTGGGGTGgtaggacctgtattgtgctatatctctaagtaaatattAACAATTAAGCCCAGATCGGAAATGCCCGTGGACTCATTTATGCAACCAGATGAGTAAGGTCAAGCATTTGACTGGTCCACCGATAACTGAGCATTGATTTCTAAGAGGCAATTCCCATAATTAGACAGAGCAAATTAGCTGCTAGTTTGAGGTGGCTGCTGGTGAGATGTTTGTAATCAGAGAGAGGGTATTTACTGCATGTTTGAGATCAGCtaagcttgtgttccacaggttttgagttcaaagtccatttcttatcaaagtgtgtatactatATGCAACCTAGAGATTCGTCtatttacaggcagccacaaaacaaagaaacccaacagaaccccaTCAAACAAAAAGACCATCAATGTGCAGAAAACAAAACAagacatgcaaacaataaaagtaagcaaataacattcagcacTGAAGTTCACTAAAGTGGGTCCACAGCCACAAAGGCAGCCTTCACTGCAGTTGATCCAGGAGCTGGATAgttgcaggccgcagcctcagttcagagatgagtaaacctcgctgagcagtgagctgaacaccggccCATCTGTCACCTCCAGCCCCGACAcactgaccttttcaatttggcccagcacttaaatcggcTGAACCTTTGGTTGTCCCTCACACTCAGGTCTGGGCCCTGCCACTTCACCTCTGCCGGCTTGCTTTGGTTCTGCTGCATTGAATCGCCTCCAAGTCTGCACcaacaatggccaaacattggctcatttccCACTCAAAATGCCTTAGCCCCACCAGCTCGTTCGGCCTGTACCCACCATGCTGCATACAGGGGTGCAAGAGCCCTTAGAATACAAGCCTTTGTTTACAAGATGCCAAGCTGCGGTCT of Mobula hypostoma chromosome 19, sMobHyp1.1, whole genome shotgun sequence contains these proteins:
- the LOC134358943 gene encoding interferon-induced protein with tetratricopeptide repeats 1-like, which produces MSNTPEDLLKEKLNQLQCHFTWTPKKETIDLEDLMYRLEDAVHFAIKYQATSYNQMAFVNCLEGNHEEAIKNLKEAERILRENHKDEFERRIIITYGNFAWVHYHMGQLTEAQSYLDKLEVICKPLSDGPRYTAMIPEVYGEKGWSLMKTRAEFYEEAKECFAKALEQDPDNTDWIMGYATVLSRLEAFSGTTEHHERIQSVKHLRRVLELDPDHSLAMVLLALKLQKFNAKKEANELVQQALQKTPDFPYMLRYAAKFYRVQGAVDKAINLLKHILEFTPKSCFVHHQLGMCYRSKLMPWAADPYHTRLHYHALRHKTELIEQCKYHFEKACEYRKRSSILPHLDLADLYVKIGDHSRADEIYSFLLKLKDIRPENIQVVCLRAGSFELYHRGSESNATKLFLKGLKIEYNSSERKKCHYELEKWADRKLCRNPYDSKALGIKGLLFQQSGNKAKAIQYFEEALETDHDNEDYLSALWELRLSLKGQNDA